From one Butyricimonas faecihominis genomic stretch:
- a CDS encoding GNAT family N-acetyltransferase, with the protein MINDDIIRLRALEPEDLECLYQWENDMDLWEVSDTLTPFSLFTLKKYIETCHLDIYTTKQLRLMIERVDTNARIGLVDLYDFDPYHQRAGIGIMIHNTENQKQGYATAAIRLMIDYCFETLGLNQIYSSVPSGNIGSRKLFEKLGFVQTGYRKNWLRRGNGWEDIVYFQLLNQ; encoded by the coding sequence ATGATAAACGATGACATCATTCGCTTAAGAGCTTTAGAACCTGAAGACTTAGAATGTCTGTATCAATGGGAAAATGATATGGATTTATGGGAAGTCAGTGACACGCTTACCCCCTTCTCCCTGTTCACGTTAAAGAAATACATCGAAACTTGTCATCTGGATATATATACCACCAAGCAACTCCGTCTGATGATTGAAAGAGTGGATACAAATGCCCGGATTGGATTAGTTGATCTCTATGATTTCGATCCATATCATCAGCGTGCCGGTATCGGGATTATGATCCACAATACAGAAAACCAAAAACAGGGATATGCGACAGCCGCTATCCGTCTGATGATCGACTATTGCTTCGAAACACTGGGACTGAACCAGATTTACAGTAGCGTACCCAGTGGAAACATTGGTAGTCGCAAACTTTTCGAGAAACTCGGTTTCGTGCAGACCGGGTACCGGAAAAACTGGCTCCGCCGGGGAAACGGCTGGGAAGACATTGTATATTTCCAACTACTAAATCAATAA
- a CDS encoding ATP-dependent Clp protease ATP-binding subunit — translation MGKEDTRRLKQIMTSAGEEAKRLGNSKIYPEHLFLGLLKLRSGRAIDILMSLGLDFYEVKDKIEQRLEGKRYKSDKVESLDFTLAANSVLKRVSDEAWDLGDDELDSEHVMLAILRNQAGFVTKLFKTMNIDYDIFKEAVLKEKMRMQSEFNDEGDDPEDGDDESSMYNPYRQGGPVSSKSDTPVLDNFGNDITKAAEEGALDPIVGRDREIERLAQILSRRKKNNPVLIGDPGVGKSAIAEGLALRIVQKKVSRVLFDKRVISLDIASIVAGTKYRGQFEERMKAILAELAKNRNIILFIDEIHTIVGAGGSGGNLDAANMLKPALARGEIQCIGATTLDEYRQNIEKDGALERRFQKVLVEPTSFDETVEILNNIKSRYEDHHNVRYTDEAIKACVKLTTRYISDRALPDKAIDALDEAGSRVHISNINVPPIIEQLEKDVEEVKEKKKEAVKQQNFEVAAAFRDKERQLLKQLEEEKVNWERDLQENRVTVTEEHIAEVVAMMTGVPVKRIAKTEGMKLLQMHDELSESVVGQKEAIEKIVKAIHRNRAGLKDPNRPIGSFIFLGPTGVGKTQLAKVLARYLFDTEDALIRIDMSEYMEKFAVSRLVGAPPGYVGYEEGGQLTEKVRRKPYSVVLLDEIEKAHPDVFNILLQLLDDGQLTDSLGRKVDFKNTIVIMTSNIGSRQLKDFGRGIGFGSQNMEGNSEYARGVVQKALKNAFSPEFLNRIDDIIMFNPLTKEDIYKIIDIELKSLFKRVNDLGLVITISKEAKDFIIEKGYDPQYGARPLKRAIQKYLEDELAEVIIKGIAEGTELDVGYDKENDKLIITEKENK, via the coding sequence ATGGGAAAAGAAGATACGAGACGACTAAAACAGATCATGACTTCGGCAGGAGAAGAAGCAAAACGACTGGGGAATTCCAAGATTTACCCGGAGCATTTGTTTTTGGGATTGCTGAAGTTGAGAAGTGGAAGGGCGATTGATATATTAATGTCTTTGGGGTTGGATTTCTACGAGGTGAAAGATAAGATAGAGCAACGCTTGGAGGGGAAACGCTATAAATCCGACAAGGTGGAAAGTCTTGACTTTACATTGGCGGCGAATAGCGTGTTGAAACGTGTGTCCGACGAGGCGTGGGATCTGGGGGATGACGAATTGGACTCGGAACACGTGATGCTGGCAATATTGAGGAATCAAGCCGGTTTCGTGACGAAGCTATTTAAAACGATGAATATAGATTACGACATCTTTAAAGAAGCCGTACTAAAAGAGAAGATGCGGATGCAATCCGAATTTAATGACGAGGGGGATGATCCGGAGGACGGAGACGATGAATCTTCCATGTATAATCCTTATCGTCAAGGAGGCCCTGTTTCTTCCAAATCCGATACTCCCGTGCTGGATAATTTCGGAAATGACATCACGAAAGCCGCGGAAGAGGGAGCTTTGGACCCGATCGTGGGACGTGACCGGGAGATCGAACGTCTGGCACAGATTCTGAGTCGTCGTAAGAAGAATAACCCGGTGTTGATTGGTGATCCGGGGGTGGGTAAATCGGCTATTGCCGAGGGACTTGCCTTGCGCATTGTTCAGAAAAAGGTGTCACGGGTACTGTTTGACAAGCGGGTGATTTCGCTGGATATAGCCTCTATCGTGGCAGGTACGAAGTACCGGGGCCAATTCGAGGAACGAATGAAAGCGATTCTTGCCGAGCTGGCGAAGAACCGGAATATCATTTTGTTTATTGATGAGATTCACACGATTGTCGGGGCCGGAGGTTCCGGGGGCAACTTGGATGCGGCTAATATGTTGAAACCGGCATTGGCTCGCGGAGAAATTCAATGTATCGGGGCTACGACGCTAGACGAGTATCGCCAGAATATAGAGAAGGACGGTGCTTTGGAACGTCGTTTCCAAAAGGTGTTGGTGGAACCGACCTCGTTTGACGAGACGGTGGAAATTTTGAATAATATTAAATCCCGTTACGAGGATCATCATAACGTGCGTTACACGGATGAGGCTATCAAGGCCTGTGTGAAGTTGACAACCCGTTATATCTCCGATCGGGCTTTGCCGGATAAGGCGATTGATGCCTTGGATGAGGCGGGGTCGAGAGTACATATTTCCAATATAAATGTGCCGCCGATTATCGAACAGTTGGAGAAGGACGTGGAAGAGGTGAAGGAGAAGAAGAAGGAGGCCGTGAAACAACAGAATTTCGAGGTGGCAGCCGCTTTCCGGGATAAGGAACGGCAGTTGTTGAAACAATTGGAAGAAGAGAAAGTAAATTGGGAGCGGGATTTGCAGGAAAACCGGGTGACCGTGACCGAAGAGCATATTGCCGAGGTGGTGGCCATGATGACCGGGGTTCCGGTGAAACGTATTGCCAAGACCGAGGGGATGAAGTTGTTGCAGATGCACGATGAATTGAGCGAGAGTGTTGTCGGACAGAAAGAGGCGATCGAGAAAATCGTGAAAGCCATACATCGGAATCGTGCCGGACTGAAAGATCCGAATCGTCCGATCGGTTCATTTATTTTCTTGGGGCCGACGGGTGTCGGAAAGACACAGTTAGCCAAGGTGCTGGCCCGTTACTTGTTTGATACCGAGGATGCGTTGATCCGGATTGACATGAGTGAATACATGGAAAAATTCGCCGTGTCCCGATTGGTAGGGGCGCCTCCGGGGTACGTGGGATACGAGGAAGGCGGGCAGTTGACCGAGAAAGTACGTCGTAAACCGTATTCTGTCGTGTTGCTGGATGAAATCGAGAAGGCTCATCCGGATGTGTTCAATATTCTGTTGCAGTTGTTGGACGACGGACAGTTGACTGATAGTCTAGGACGGAAAGTGGATTTCAAGAACACGATCGTGATCATGACTTCTAATATCGGTAGCCGTCAGTTGAAAGATTTCGGCCGGGGAATCGGTTTCGGTTCCCAGAACATGGAAGGAAATAGCGAGTACGCCAGAGGGGTTGTTCAGAAAGCGTTGAAAAATGCCTTCTCACCTGAGTTCTTGAATCGTATTGACGATATTATCATGTTTAATCCTTTGACTAAAGAGGATATTTACAAGATTATAGATATCGAGTTGAAGAGCCTGTTCAAGCGGGTAAATGATCTCGGTTTGGTGATCACGATCTCGAAAGAGGCGAAAGACTTTATTATCGAGAAAGGATATGACCCGCAGTACGGGGCCCGTCCGCTGAAACGAGCTATCCAGAAATATCTGGAAGATGAATTGGCCGAGGTGATTATTAAAGGTATAGCGGAAGGAACGGAGCTAGATGTCGGTTATGATAAAGAAAACGATAAGTTGATTATCACCGAGAAGGAAAATAAGTGA
- a CDS encoding DRTGG domain-containing protein, whose product MTLKEIAALSNARVIHENGHLDKVIRHAFAADLMSDVLRLDTSEMILITGLANLQVIRTAEMSDISFILFVRGKQASPDMVELAKECNIAILQSKQSMFKVCGLLYEAGLEPIY is encoded by the coding sequence ATGACTCTAAAGGAAATTGCTGCGTTATCAAATGCCCGGGTGATTCACGAAAACGGCCATCTCGACAAGGTCATCCGTCACGCTTTTGCCGCCGACCTAATGAGCGACGTGCTCCGGTTAGACACCAGTGAGATGATCCTCATCACGGGACTAGCCAACTTACAGGTGATTCGCACGGCAGAAATGTCAGACATCAGTTTCATTCTATTTGTTCGAGGAAAACAAGCCTCCCCCGATATGGTAGAATTAGCCAAAGAGTGTAACATCGCTATCTTACAAAGCAAGCAGAGCATGTTCAAAGTCTGCGGACTTCTGTACGAAGCTGGGCTAGAGCCCATTTATTAA
- a CDS encoding ATP-binding protein — protein MEFNYNIEGGNFSRAGTASSEVKKILKQLNVNPAVLKRIVVALYEAEVNVVAHAYEGTMQVSIDPTVITVVISDRGPGIPDIDLAMQEGYSTASPEVREMGFGAGMGLPNMQKNCDKLTIESKVNEGTKVTMTTFF, from the coding sequence ATGGAATTCAACTACAACATCGAAGGAGGAAACTTTTCACGTGCCGGTACTGCCTCAAGCGAGGTAAAAAAGATACTGAAACAACTCAACGTGAACCCCGCCGTACTGAAACGCATCGTGGTTGCCCTCTATGAAGCAGAGGTTAACGTGGTTGCACACGCTTACGAAGGAACCATGCAAGTGTCTATCGATCCCACAGTCATCACCGTCGTCATCAGCGACCGGGGGCCCGGAATACCGGACATAGACCTAGCCATGCAGGAAGGATATTCCACCGCCTCCCCCGAAGTCCGGGAAATGGGATTCGGAGCCGGAATGGGTCTCCCAAATATGCAGAAAAACTGTGACAAACTAACCATCGAATCCAAAGTAAACGAGGGAACAAAAGTCACGATGACTACTTTTTTTTAA
- a CDS encoding [Fe-Fe] hydrogenase large subunit C-terminal domain-containing protein, producing the protein MEPFYHALKVASTACIGCTHCMSLCPTQAIRIKGGLATINKNACVDCGKCLKSCPQHAIYVEQDDFNQIFNFKHRIILLPTVLFGQFSEEITEQQIFAELHQMGFTEVIEVAQASGILAKAIQRYMEKNSYERPFISSFCPAIVRLIQVRFPSLIDHIVPLKQAMDLAAIFARKKYLDKGISPDEVGIFYVTPCAAKIAAVKSPVGDDQSNIDGVINLNFIYNKIQLGLTQHRDQPVGTVTERTYLSPESIAWDLSEGEASKFEGRCLAIDEIHNVIDILEKIENDELTDIDFLELRACDHSCAGGALVVNNRFLTIERLRKRMQASKHEQQQPDLDDIQEYESYLFKQGKLSGKIPPRSIEQLDENMLVAMEKMEKLNRIMHVLPQIDCGACGAPACHTLARDVVQGKAKLNQCVFMQKLLCNEALMTPEESLELSEKTWGLKRFGE; encoded by the coding sequence ATGGAACCGTTTTACCACGCCTTAAAAGTTGCCAGTACTGCCTGCATCGGATGCACGCACTGCATGAGCCTCTGCCCCACGCAGGCCATCCGCATTAAAGGTGGTTTGGCGACGATAAACAAAAATGCTTGCGTCGACTGCGGCAAATGCCTCAAGTCGTGTCCGCAACATGCGATATACGTGGAGCAGGACGATTTCAACCAAATATTCAATTTCAAACACCGGATCATCCTTCTCCCGACAGTCCTTTTCGGACAATTCTCGGAAGAAATCACGGAACAACAAATCTTCGCGGAACTCCACCAGATGGGGTTCACGGAAGTAATCGAGGTGGCACAGGCATCGGGCATCTTGGCAAAAGCCATACAACGTTACATGGAAAAGAACTCTTACGAGCGTCCCTTCATCTCGTCCTTCTGCCCGGCAATCGTCCGCTTGATACAGGTACGTTTTCCCTCGCTGATAGACCATATCGTCCCGTTAAAACAAGCCATGGACCTAGCAGCCATCTTCGCCCGTAAAAAATATCTCGACAAGGGTATTTCGCCGGATGAAGTCGGTATATTCTACGTCACTCCATGCGCCGCAAAAATCGCGGCAGTAAAAAGCCCGGTTGGCGACGATCAATCCAACATCGACGGAGTTATCAACTTGAATTTCATTTATAACAAAATACAACTGGGCCTCACGCAACACCGGGATCAACCCGTGGGAACGGTAACCGAACGCACGTACCTCTCCCCCGAATCCATAGCTTGGGACTTGTCGGAAGGTGAGGCCTCTAAATTTGAAGGTCGCTGCCTAGCCATTGACGAAATCCACAACGTGATCGACATACTCGAAAAAATAGAAAATGATGAACTCACGGACATCGATTTTCTTGAATTACGAGCCTGCGACCACTCCTGCGCTGGCGGGGCGCTTGTCGTGAACAACCGGTTCCTGACCATCGAACGCCTGCGCAAACGGATGCAAGCCAGCAAACACGAACAACAGCAACCCGATCTCGATGACATTCAAGAATACGAATCCTACCTTTTCAAGCAAGGCAAGCTCAGCGGGAAAATCCCACCGCGTTCCATCGAACAACTCGACGAGAATATGCTTGTCGCCATGGAAAAGATGGAAAAATTAAACCGCATCATGCACGTTCTCCCGCAAATCGACTGCGGGGCCTGCGGAGCCCCGGCTTGCCACACGCTAGCAAGGGATGTCGTTCAGGGAAAGGCGAAACTCAATCAATGCGTATTCATGCAAAAACTCTTGTGCAACGAGGCCTTGATGACACCGGAAGAATCCCTTGAACTTTCAGAAAAAACTTGGGGATTAAAAAGATTTGGAGAATAA
- a CDS encoding DRTGG domain-containing protein, with amino-acid sequence MTVQEIVSQLNLTVCSGQEGLQREVKGGYTSDLLSDVMGHAQEGDIWVTLQTHKNVMAIASLKEIAAIILVKGHLPEEDTLEESNNENIPILSSPLQTFEITGQLYKLLHP; translated from the coding sequence ATGACAGTACAAGAAATTGTTTCCCAGCTAAACCTCACGGTATGTTCCGGACAAGAAGGTTTACAACGAGAAGTTAAAGGCGGCTACACGTCCGACTTGCTAAGTGACGTCATGGGACATGCCCAAGAAGGAGATATATGGGTCACCCTGCAAACACACAAAAACGTCATGGCCATTGCCTCCCTGAAAGAAATCGCGGCCATCATTCTGGTCAAAGGACACCTCCCGGAAGAAGATACGCTGGAAGAAAGCAATAACGAAAACATCCCTATTCTCTCCAGCCCGTTACAGACTTTCGAGATCACGGGACAATTGTACAAACTACTTCACCCGTAA
- a CDS encoding PHP domain-containing protein yields MEIRADLHIHTVLSPCGDLDMSPANIIGMALQKGLSLIGISDHNSTRQAPVIQQLGEQQGLRVLCGTEVNTAEEVHALAYFPTLERLTAFQHFLDLHLPDIKNNPDKFGYQVVVDAEEQITYEEERLLITALDVDINTIERTVHALDGIFIPAHIDKSRFSILSQLGFVPKDLKCEALELSPHTTREQFLQQNAYLSGYKFIRSSDAHYVDDIGKVFTNLSLPDLSFDSIRAAITR; encoded by the coding sequence ATGGAAATCCGGGCCGATCTACACATACACACCGTGCTGTCACCTTGCGGGGATCTCGACATGAGTCCCGCAAACATCATCGGTATGGCATTACAGAAAGGCCTGTCCCTCATCGGGATCTCCGACCATAACTCCACCCGGCAAGCCCCCGTGATCCAGCAACTGGGCGAACAACAAGGGCTACGGGTTCTTTGTGGGACGGAAGTCAACACGGCGGAAGAAGTTCACGCCCTCGCGTACTTCCCCACCTTGGAACGCCTTACCGCATTCCAGCACTTCCTTGATCTCCATCTCCCAGATATAAAAAACAACCCGGACAAATTCGGTTACCAAGTCGTCGTGGATGCCGAAGAACAGATCACATACGAAGAAGAACGCCTCCTGATCACGGCCTTGGATGTCGATATAAACACGATCGAACGTACCGTCCATGCGCTGGACGGCATCTTCATCCCGGCCCATATCGACAAATCTCGTTTCAGCATTCTCTCTCAACTCGGCTTCGTCCCCAAAGACTTGAAATGCGAGGCTCTTGAACTCAGTCCTCACACGACACGGGAACAATTTCTTCAACAGAACGCGTACCTGTCCGGATATAAATTTATCCGCTCTTCCGACGCGCATTACGTTGACGACATCGGTAAAGTTTTCACGAACCTCTCGCTACCGGACTTGTCATTCGATTCCATCCGGGCAGCCATCACCCGTTAA
- a CDS encoding response regulator, translating to MDSQNTLPINKLLVAEDNESNFLLVMTILKRDYQIIHALDGLEAIQKYRQYSPDAILMDLKMPNMDGLEATREIRKLNTCIPIIVVSAFAFDSDKQEASAAGCTDYLTKPIDARLLKETLKKYLS from the coding sequence ATGGATAGTCAGAACACATTGCCAATCAATAAATTACTCGTTGCCGAAGACAACGAAAGTAATTTTCTTTTAGTCATGACTATTCTAAAAAGAGACTACCAAATCATTCATGCCCTCGACGGCTTGGAGGCCATTCAAAAATACCGGCAGTACAGCCCGGACGCCATCCTTATGGATCTTAAAATGCCAAACATGGATGGGTTGGAAGCCACCCGTGAAATCCGGAAGTTAAACACTTGTATCCCCATCATCGTCGTGAGCGCTTTCGCCTTCGACAGTGACAAGCAAGAGGCAAGCGCAGCCGGTTGCACAGACTATCTTACGAAACCAATCGACGCTCGTTTATTAAAAGAAACTCTAAAGAAATACCTTTCCTAA
- a CDS encoding ATP-binding protein, whose translation MQTLSDHILDIAQNSIRAQASRVEIDLQENATEDSLVITIKDNGCGMDEATVVKVTDPFFTSRTVRKVGLGIPLFKQNAEATGGNLKIESKTGEGTIIEAKFGLSHWDRPPMGDIAGSIVILVSANPEIDFIYRHSTEKGEYTFDTNEVKEILEGVPLNDPEIVMALRQMIRENIKEITQTS comes from the coding sequence ATGCAAACGTTATCGGACCATATCCTAGATATCGCCCAAAACTCGATACGAGCCCAAGCCTCTCGTGTTGAGATTGATCTGCAAGAGAATGCAACCGAAGATTCTCTTGTCATCACGATCAAAGATAACGGATGTGGCATGGACGAAGCCACCGTCGTCAAAGTGACCGATCCTTTTTTCACGAGTAGAACCGTGCGTAAAGTCGGGCTGGGCATTCCTCTATTCAAACAGAATGCAGAAGCAACAGGGGGAAACTTGAAAATAGAATCAAAAACGGGAGAAGGAACCATTATTGAGGCGAAATTCGGCCTTTCCCACTGGGACAGACCACCCATGGGTGATATTGCCGGAAGTATCGTCATTCTCGTATCGGCAAATCCCGAAATTGACTTTATTTACCGTCATTCGACGGAAAAAGGGGAATACACATTCGATACTAACGAAGTGAAAGAAATACTGGAGGGTGTACCTCTCAATGACCCGGAAATCGTTATGGCATTGAGACAAATGATCCGGGAAAACATAAAAGAGATTACACAAACAAGTTAA
- a CDS encoding (2Fe-2S) ferredoxin domain-containing protein: MEKIKSLADLKRIKENVQTKIDLREKSEQVESLIQIKVAMATCGIAAGSKDTMNYFIENLEKNGIAAVVTQTGCMGYCYAEPTVEITKPGKDPIVFGHVTTERAEEIIQKYLKNDELVADIIPVNFETI, encoded by the coding sequence ATGGAAAAAATCAAATCACTCGCGGACCTCAAACGCATCAAAGAAAACGTGCAGACGAAGATTGATCTTCGGGAGAAAAGTGAACAGGTTGAAAGCCTGATCCAGATTAAAGTGGCTATGGCAACTTGCGGAATCGCCGCGGGTAGTAAGGACACCATGAACTACTTTATCGAAAATCTTGAGAAAAACGGGATTGCTGCCGTGGTTACACAAACGGGATGCATGGGGTACTGTTACGCGGAACCGACCGTGGAAATCACAAAACCGGGGAAAGACCCGATCGTGTTCGGACATGTAACGACCGAAAGAGCCGAAGAAATCATTCAGAAATACCTGAAGAATGACGAGCTCGTGGCCGACATCATTCCGGTAAATTTTGAAACAATCTAA
- a CDS encoding NADH-quinone oxidoreductase subunit NuoF: MSYKMHILVCGGTGCRASASHQIITRLEECLKEKNLEDEVQVIATGCFGFCEKGPIVKIMPDNTFYVQVKPDDAEEIVNEHVIKGRKVERLLYKDPEKKEAVSDSKHMGFYKKQLRIALRNCGFIDPENIEEYIAREGYSALAKCITEMKPEEVINEIKLSGLRGRGGGGFPTGLKWEFASKYQADQKYVVCNADEGDPGAFMDRSIMEGDPHSVIEAMAICGYSIGATKGLVYIRAEYPLAIQRLKTAIHQAEEFGLLGENIFGTDFSFNIELRYGAGAFVCGEETALIHSMEGHRGEPTMKPPFPAESGYLNRPTNVNNVETLANIPAIIMKGANWFNKIGTERSKGTKVFALAGKINNVGLIEVPMGTTLREVIYEIGGGIKNGKKFKAVQTGGPSGGCLTEKHLDVPIDFDNLLASGSMMGSGGMIVMDEDDCMVSVAKFYLEFTVEESCGKCTPCRIGNKRLHDILEKITQGKGTMEDLDMLKNLSRVIKDTALCGLGQTSPNPILSTIDNFYDEYLAHIKDKKCPAGKCKALLMYHIDPELCIGCGLCARNCPVDAIVGERKEPHFINTAKCIKCGACMEKCKFKAVSTR, translated from the coding sequence ATGAGTTATAAAATGCATATCCTCGTTTGTGGTGGAACGGGATGTAGAGCATCTGCCAGTCACCAGATTATTACCAGACTGGAAGAATGTTTAAAAGAGAAAAACCTAGAAGACGAAGTTCAGGTCATCGCAACCGGTTGTTTCGGTTTCTGTGAAAAAGGACCGATCGTGAAAATCATGCCTGACAACACCTTCTACGTACAGGTTAAGCCGGATGACGCCGAGGAAATTGTAAACGAACATGTTATCAAAGGACGGAAAGTCGAAAGATTATTATATAAAGATCCGGAAAAGAAAGAAGCGGTAAGCGACTCTAAACACATGGGTTTCTACAAGAAACAACTGCGGATCGCTTTGCGTAACTGCGGATTCATCGACCCGGAAAATATTGAAGAATACATCGCACGTGAAGGATATTCCGCACTAGCGAAATGTATCACCGAGATGAAACCGGAAGAAGTGATCAACGAGATCAAATTATCCGGACTTCGCGGTCGTGGAGGCGGTGGATTCCCTACCGGCTTAAAATGGGAATTCGCGAGTAAATACCAAGCAGATCAGAAATACGTGGTTTGTAATGCCGACGAGGGAGACCCGGGAGCATTCATGGACCGTTCCATCATGGAAGGCGACCCGCATTCAGTGATTGAGGCCATGGCCATCTGCGGGTACAGTATCGGGGCAACCAAAGGGTTGGTTTACATCCGTGCCGAATACCCGCTTGCCATTCAACGCCTGAAAACAGCCATCCACCAAGCCGAAGAATTCGGTTTACTGGGTGAAAATATCTTCGGAACCGATTTTTCTTTCAATATCGAACTACGCTACGGGGCTGGAGCTTTCGTTTGCGGCGAGGAAACAGCATTGATCCACTCCATGGAAGGACACCGCGGAGAACCCACGATGAAACCCCCCTTTCCGGCAGAATCAGGTTACCTGAATCGCCCGACCAACGTGAACAACGTGGAAACCCTAGCTAATATCCCGGCTATCATCATGAAGGGGGCTAACTGGTTCAACAAAATCGGAACCGAACGCTCCAAGGGAACCAAGGTATTCGCCCTTGCCGGAAAAATCAATAACGTGGGCCTGATCGAGGTTCCCATGGGAACTACCCTTCGTGAAGTAATTTACGAGATCGGTGGCGGTATCAAGAACGGTAAAAAATTCAAAGCGGTGCAAACCGGGGGACCTTCCGGCGGTTGCTTGACCGAGAAACACTTGGATGTACCGATCGATTTCGATAACCTTCTGGCATCCGGTTCCATGATGGGTTCCGGTGGTATGATCGTGATGGACGAGGACGACTGTATGGTATCCGTTGCCAAATTCTATCTCGAATTCACGGTGGAAGAATCCTGCGGTAAATGTACACCTTGTCGTATCGGTAATAAACGCCTGCACGACATTCTGGAAAAAATCACCCAAGGTAAGGGAACCATGGAAGACCTGGATATGTTGAAAAACCTGAGTCGCGTGATCAAAGATACCGCTCTTTGTGGTTTAGGACAAACTTCCCCTAACCCGATATTGTCAACGATAGACAACTTCTACGACGAGTACCTAGCGCATATCAAGGACAAGAAGTGTCCGGCAGGGAAATGTAAAGCATTACTGATGTACCACATTGATCCGGAACTCTGTATCGGATGCGGACTCTGCGCCCGCAACTGCCCGGTAGACGCTATCGTCGGAGAACGTAAAGAACCGCATTTCATCAACACGGCAAAATGTATCAAGTGTGGAGCTTGTATGGAGAAATGTAAGTTCAAAGCAGTAAGCACGAGATAA